A window of Candidatus Palauibacter soopunensis contains these coding sequences:
- a CDS encoding zinc metalloprotease HtpX — protein MFRVFGLMLGLTFLLVFAGQMLFGQQGAVLFLVLSAAMNFGMYWFSDRVVLRMYRAQVVDRAQAPDLYDRVERLRKRAGLPAPVVAVSPQPQPNAFATGRNPEHAVVCFTQGILRALPARELDGVIAHELAHIKHRHMLVGTVAATMAGAIAMIASIARWGFIFGGGRDDGDNPLGMLVMAIVAPLAAVIIQMAISRRNEFQADRTGGEITGDPMGLAGALKRLESGARRIPMNVNPAGASLAIVNPFAGRRRGLTSLFTTHPPTEERVAALRAQAGRT, from the coding sequence ATGTTCAGAGTTTTCGGCCTCATGCTGGGCCTGACGTTTCTCCTGGTGTTCGCCGGCCAGATGCTGTTCGGGCAGCAGGGCGCCGTTCTGTTCCTGGTGCTGTCGGCGGCCATGAACTTCGGGATGTACTGGTTCAGCGACCGGGTGGTGCTGCGCATGTACCGGGCGCAGGTCGTGGACCGGGCGCAGGCGCCGGACCTCTACGACCGGGTGGAGCGGCTACGGAAGCGGGCGGGCCTGCCCGCGCCGGTCGTGGCCGTCTCGCCGCAGCCGCAGCCGAACGCGTTCGCCACGGGCCGCAATCCGGAGCACGCCGTGGTCTGCTTCACGCAGGGGATCCTGCGTGCGCTGCCGGCCCGGGAACTGGACGGCGTGATCGCACACGAACTCGCTCACATCAAGCACCGGCACATGCTCGTGGGCACGGTCGCGGCGACGATGGCCGGCGCCATCGCGATGATCGCCTCGATCGCCCGCTGGGGCTTCATCTTCGGCGGGGGCCGCGACGACGGCGACAACCCGCTCGGCATGCTGGTCATGGCCATCGTCGCCCCGCTCGCCGCCGTCATCATCCAGATGGCGATCAGCCGCCGCAACGAGTTTCAGGCCGACCGCACCGGGGGCGAGATCACGGGCGACCCCATGGGTCTGGCCGGCGCGCTGAAGCGCCTCGAGTCCGGTGCCCGTCGCATCCCGATGAACGTGAACCCGGCCGGCGCCTCGCTCGCGATCGTGAACCCCTTCGCGGGACGACGCCGGGGTCTCACATCCCTCTTCACCACCCACCCGCCAACAGAGGAGCGGGTCGCCGCCCTGAGAGCCCAGGCCGGCCGGACGTAG
- a CDS encoding 8-oxo-dGTP diphosphatase: MQARPLATERPIPEGWEPDLHATLLFIVRGDEILLIHKKRGLGAGKLNGAGGKVEPGESTLEAAMREFEEELRARPVAPRKVGEVAFEVLSGMSILIHVFRADALVGKPVETSEATPMWTPVDDIPYDRMWEDDRHWLPHVIENRPFEAYARFQGDDMVHCRVVLFAENERLPWKLP, encoded by the coding sequence ATGCAAGCTCGACCCCTCGCGACGGAGCGCCCCATCCCGGAGGGTTGGGAGCCGGACCTCCACGCGACCCTTCTCTTCATCGTGCGGGGAGACGAGATCCTCCTCATCCACAAGAAGCGCGGCCTCGGCGCCGGCAAGCTGAACGGGGCCGGGGGCAAGGTCGAACCCGGCGAGAGCACGCTGGAGGCCGCGATGCGGGAATTTGAGGAGGAGCTGCGCGCGCGGCCCGTGGCGCCGCGAAAGGTCGGCGAGGTGGCGTTCGAGGTGCTGAGCGGCATGTCGATCCTGATCCACGTGTTCCGGGCGGACGCCCTCGTGGGAAAGCCGGTCGAGACGAGCGAGGCCACCCCCATGTGGACGCCCGTCGACGACATCCCGTACGACCGGATGTGGGAAGACGACCGCCACTGGCTGCCGCACGTCATCGAGAACCGCCCGTTCGAGGCCTACGCCCGTTTCCAGGGCGACGACATGGTGCACTGCCGCGTGGTCCTTTTCGCCGAAAACGAACGCTTGCCCTGGAAGTTGCCCTGA